A window of the Microbacterium sp. AZCO genome harbors these coding sequences:
- a CDS encoding citrate synthase produces the protein MTDASTQQEKATLTIGDRTAEFPLLRGTDGIPSVDISTLTRQTGHTTLDYGFVNTSATKSAITFIDGDKGILRYRGYPIEQLAANSTYLEVAWLLIYGELPTADELAAFDERIRHHTLLHEDLKRFFSALPHTAHPMSVLSSATAALSTYYENESDPNNPEHVELNTIRMLAKLPVIAAYAHKKSVGQAFLYPDNSLSFVDNFLKLNFGVLSELYEINPVMSRALERLLILHEDHEQNASTSTVRLVGSTGANQFSSISAGINALYGPLHGGANEAVLNMLAQIRDSGESVQRFVERVKNKEDGVKLMGFGHRVYKNYDPRAKLVKESADEVLTELGVHDPLLDLAKELEEIALNDDYFRERRLYPNVDFYTGVIYKAMGFPTRMFTVLFAIGRLPGWLAHWREMQSDPQTKIGRPQQLYVGAQERDYPGLG, from the coding sequence GTGACCGACGCGAGCACGCAGCAGGAGAAGGCAACGCTTACCATCGGCGATCGAACCGCCGAGTTCCCGCTGCTGCGCGGCACCGACGGCATCCCGAGCGTCGACATCTCGACGCTGACCCGCCAGACCGGGCACACGACTCTCGACTACGGGTTCGTCAACACGTCGGCGACGAAGTCGGCCATCACGTTCATCGACGGCGACAAGGGCATCCTGCGCTACCGCGGCTACCCGATCGAGCAGCTCGCGGCGAACAGCACATACCTCGAGGTCGCCTGGCTCCTCATCTACGGCGAGCTGCCGACGGCCGATGAGCTCGCCGCGTTCGACGAGCGCATCCGTCACCACACGCTGCTGCACGAAGACCTCAAGCGCTTCTTCTCGGCCCTGCCGCACACGGCGCACCCCATGTCGGTGCTGTCGTCGGCGACGGCCGCGCTCTCGACCTACTACGAGAACGAGTCCGACCCGAACAACCCCGAGCACGTCGAGCTCAACACGATCCGCATGCTCGCGAAGCTTCCGGTGATCGCGGCGTACGCGCACAAGAAGAGTGTCGGTCAGGCCTTCCTCTATCCCGACAACTCGCTGAGCTTCGTCGACAACTTCCTCAAGCTCAACTTCGGCGTGCTGAGCGAGCTGTACGAGATCAACCCCGTCATGTCGCGTGCGCTCGAGCGCCTGCTCATCCTCCACGAGGACCACGAGCAGAACGCCTCGACGTCGACCGTTCGGCTCGTCGGCTCGACCGGCGCGAACCAGTTCTCGTCGATCTCGGCGGGCATCAACGCCCTCTACGGTCCGCTGCACGGCGGCGCCAACGAGGCCGTGCTCAACATGCTCGCTCAGATCCGCGACTCGGGCGAGAGCGTGCAGCGCTTCGTCGAGCGGGTGAAGAACAAGGAAGACGGCGTCAAGCTCATGGGCTTCGGGCACCGGGTCTACAAGAACTACGACCCGCGAGCGAAGCTGGTGAAGGAGTCGGCCGACGAGGTGCTCACCGAGCTCGGCGTGCACGACCCGCTGCTCGACCTCGCCAAGGAGCTCGAGGAGATCGCGCTCAACGACGACTACTTCCGCGAGCGCCGGCTCTACCCGAACGTCGACTTCTACACGGGCGTCATCTACAAGGCGATGGGCTTCCCGACCCGCATGTTCACGGTGCTCTTCGCGATCGGGCGTCTGCCCGGCTGGCTCGCCCACTGGCGCGAGATGCAGTCCGACCCGCAGACGAAGATCGGCCGCCCGCAGCAGCTCTACGTGGGTGCGCAGGAGCGCGACTACCCGGGTCTCGGCTGA
- a CDS encoding MFS transporter encodes MRSSSTRAFLALALSVASLALLQNLVIPVIPLMQSDLGVTSDAASWTMTAWLIAAAVATPVLGRVGDLRGRRSTFLAVLVVIVIGDLVAFYASSIGILLVGRVLQGVGGALFPLAFGLIRDTVPRERVTGSIGAMSSIIGIGGAAGSVLAGPLSESVGWRGLFLVPLILSVIGILLTVAWVPRSRTTSTGSLNVLSAVLLSGWLVALLIPLTSGARWGWTSPAVLGLLALAVVLFAAWVTAELRASEPLVDIRMLLDRAIWPTNAAAFLVGAAAFGFWGYLPQFLETASATGWGMGLDARAAGLVLLPLLIGMSAMGFATGALSRVLPLRVQLALGAAVMGVAVLSAVVVHTELWQLAVAGGLFGLGIGASYAAAASIIVQSVPAARVGVATGVNANLRTIGSAFGSALTSALVFGTVDASGSPFESGYDIAWLTMAALAFAAAVIVIATTRRPRSEVGMPGRRIDELELVGAEA; translated from the coding sequence GTGCGCTCATCATCGACACGCGCGTTCCTGGCACTCGCGCTCAGCGTCGCCTCGCTCGCGCTCCTGCAGAACCTCGTCATCCCCGTCATCCCCCTCATGCAGTCCGACCTCGGCGTGACTTCGGACGCCGCCTCGTGGACCATGACGGCGTGGCTCATCGCCGCGGCCGTCGCGACGCCCGTCCTCGGCCGTGTCGGCGACCTCCGCGGACGCCGGTCGACGTTCCTCGCGGTGCTCGTCGTCATCGTGATCGGCGACCTCGTCGCGTTCTACGCCTCATCGATCGGCATCCTCCTCGTCGGCCGCGTGCTGCAGGGCGTCGGCGGGGCGCTCTTCCCGCTGGCCTTCGGGCTGATCCGCGACACCGTGCCGCGCGAGCGCGTCACCGGCTCAATCGGCGCGATGAGCTCCATCATCGGCATCGGCGGCGCGGCGGGCAGCGTCCTCGCGGGGCCGCTCTCCGAGTCCGTGGGCTGGCGCGGGCTGTTCCTCGTGCCCCTCATCCTGTCCGTGATCGGCATCCTGCTCACGGTCGCCTGGGTGCCGCGCTCGCGCACGACGAGCACGGGATCGCTCAACGTCCTGTCGGCGGTGCTCCTGTCGGGCTGGCTCGTGGCCCTGCTCATCCCGCTCACCTCGGGGGCCCGCTGGGGGTGGACGAGCCCGGCCGTGCTCGGACTCCTGGCGCTCGCGGTCGTGCTGTTCGCCGCGTGGGTGACCGCCGAGCTCCGCGCGAGCGAGCCGCTCGTCGACATCCGGATGCTGCTCGACCGCGCCATCTGGCCCACGAACGCCGCCGCGTTCCTCGTCGGCGCCGCCGCGTTCGGCTTCTGGGGCTACCTGCCCCAGTTCCTCGAGACGGCGTCGGCGACCGGCTGGGGCATGGGCCTCGACGCCCGCGCCGCGGGCCTCGTGCTGCTGCCGCTCCTCATCGGCATGTCGGCGATGGGCTTCGCGACGGGCGCGCTGTCGCGGGTCCTCCCCCTGCGCGTGCAGCTCGCGCTCGGCGCGGCCGTCATGGGCGTCGCCGTGCTCAGCGCCGTCGTGGTGCACACGGAGCTCTGGCAGCTCGCGGTCGCCGGCGGCCTCTTCGGCCTCGGCATCGGCGCCTCCTACGCCGCCGCGGCGAGCATCATCGTGCAGAGCGTGCCCGCTGCCCGGGTCGGGGTTGCAACCGGCGTCAACGCCAACCTCCGCACGATCGGCTCCGCCTTCGGCTCGGCCCTCACGAGCGCGCTGGTCTTCGGAACGGTGGATGCCTCCGGCTCCCCGTTCGAGTCGGGCTACGACATCGCGTGGCTGACCATGGCCGCACTCGCCTTCGCCGCGGCGGTCATCGTCATCGCGACGACGCGACGGCCGCGCAGTGAGGTCGGGATGCCCGGCCGCCGCATCGACGAGCTTGAGCTGGTCGGCGCGGAGGCCTGA